One part of the Solanum dulcamara chromosome 8, daSolDulc1.2, whole genome shotgun sequence genome encodes these proteins:
- the LOC129899665 gene encoding protein TRANSPORT INHIBITOR RESPONSE 1-like isoform X2 — translation MVVCDESLELISKSFKNFRVLVLQSCEGFTTDRLAAIAANCRNLRELDLGESEVEDLSGHWLSHFPDSCTSLVSLNIACLASEVSFSALERLVARSPHLRTLRLNRAVSIEKLPKLLRHASKLVEFGTGSYSADVQADVSEVFVNVSQAFSGCNQLKGLSGFWDAVPAYFPTIYPVHSELTSLNLSYATIQIPDLGKLIGDCLNLQRLWVLDYIEDSGLEEIANSCKELQELRVFPSDPFAAGPNVSLTEQGLVAVSAGCPKLQSVLYFCRQMTNDALVTIARNRPNMIRFRLCILEPRTPDYLTLEPLDAGFGAIVQHCKELRRLSLSGLLTDRMFEYIGVHAKKLEMLSLAFAGDSDLGLHYVLSGCESLRKLEIRDCPFGDEALLANAAKLETMRSLWMSNCSVSFEACKLLAQKLPGLNVEVIDERGHPDTRPESCPVEKLYIYRTVSGRRFDTPGFVWIIGEDAALTPYSNGNCTLASA, via the exons GAACCTGAGAGAACTGGACCTGGGAGAAAGTGAAGTAGAAGACCTGAGTGGCCATTGGCTCAGTCATTTTCCTGATAGCTGCACATCGCTCGTGTCACTTAACATTGCTTGTCTGGCTTCTGAGGTCAGCTTCTCAGCTTTGGAGCGTCTAGTTGCCCGCTCTCCTCATTTGAGGACTCTTCGGCTCAATCGTGCTGTTTCCATTGAGAAACTTCCGAAGCTACTTCGTCATGCTTCGAAGTTGGTTGAATTTGGTACCGGATCCTACTCTGCTGACGTGCAGGCTGATGTTTCTGAAGTTTTCGTAAATGTATCTCAAGCTTTTTCAGGCtgcaatcaactcaaaggcTTGAGTGGGTTTTGGGATGCTGTGCCAGCCTACTTTCCAACTATTTATCCAGTCCACTCTGAACTCACCTCTTTGAATTTAAGCTATGCTACTATTCAAATACCTGATCTTGGCAAGCTCATCGGCGACTGTCTCAATTTGCAGCGGTTGTGG GTGCTAGATTATATTGAAGATAGCGGTCTTGAGGAGATTGCCAACTCTTGTAAGGAACTTCAAGAGCTTAGGGTGTTTCCTTCTGATCCATTTGCGGCAGGACCAAATGTATCCTTGACAGAGCAAGGCCTTGTAGCTGTCTCAGCGGGCTGCCCTAAGCTTCAGTCAGTTTTATACTTCTGCCGCCAAATGACAAATGATGCCTTAGTTACTATTGCAAGGAACCGTCCTAACATGATCCGATTTCGTTTGTGTATTCTCGAGCCTCGCACTCCTGACTACTTAACCCTTGAACCACTTGATGCTGGTTTTGGGGCCATTGTGCAACACTGCAAGGAATTGCGGCGACTTTCTCTCTCTGGCCTCCTTACAGATCGTATGTTTGAGTACATCGGGGTCCATGCTAAGAAGTTAGAGATGCTTTCCTTAGCTTTTGCAGGGGATAGTGATCTAGGCCTCCACTACGTTCTCTCTGGTTGTGAGAGCCTCCGTAAGTTGGAGATAAGAGACTGCCCCTTTGGCGATGAGGCTCTGTTGGCCAATGCTGCAAAGCTGGAGACAATGCGATCCCTTTGGATGTCTAATTGTTCAGTAAGTTTTGAAGCATGTAAGCTGCTAGCTCAGAAGTTGCCAGGGCttaatgttgaagttatagacGAGAGGGGACATCCAGATACGAGACCAGAAAGTTGCCCCGTTGAGAAACTTTACATCTACAGGACAGTGTCAGGAAGGAGGTTCGACACTCCTGGTTTTGTTTGGATAATTGGTGAAGATGCAGCATTGACTCCATATAGCAACGGGAATTGCACTCTGGCTTCTGCTTAG
- the LOC129901277 gene encoding putative late blight resistance protein homolog R1A-3 isoform X1 codes for MERGKQNQEEREEEKANNSSESFSALRKDVVNFLDFMERLKNEEDQNAVDVVDQIEKLKSELAFICTYVQLSYSDLEQFEDIMTVKGQEVENLLQSILYDVDNNVGCKYDMHHVLTSLRVNISHCISSHHHYKSSATMLEEQLNFLLLNLHHLSKFLAEQKFPLVTQYEILQNVCGNMKDFHGLIVNGCVEHELVEYVLPQFQVMAERVGHFIWNDQIDGESRLFKLAHLLMKIIPIELEVMNICFTNLKASTSAEIGRFIKQLMEISPDILRDYLNHLQEHMINVITTTTSGARNIHVMIEFLLIILSDMPKDFIHHDKLFDLLARVGALTREVSTLVRDLEEKLRNKESTDETNCATLKLLENIELLKEDLNHVYLKVPDSSQCCFPMSDGPLFIHLLLIHLDDLLDSNVYSIALIKEEIGLVKEGLESIRSFFVNVEQEWYKDLWASVLNVAYEAKDVIDSIIVRDNGLLHLIFSLPITIKKIKLIKEEVSDLHEKIPKDRGLVVVNSPKKLVESESSPAGKIIVGFEEETNWIMRKLTSGPADLDVIPITGMPGSGKTTLVYKVYNDISISSHFDLRAWCTVDQEYDEKNLLNKIFNQVNGSDSKLSETIDVADKLRKQLYGKRYLIVLDDVWDTTAWDELTRPFPVVEKGSRIILTTREKEVALHGKRNSAPLYLRLLRPEESWELLEKRAFGNESCPDDLLDVGKEIAQNCKGLPLVADLIAGVIAGKEKKKTVWLEVRNNLSSFILNSEVEVMKVIELSYDHLPHHLKPCLLYLASFRNDTAMDIWVVKDLWRTEGLVEQTEMNSVEEVMDVYLDILISSSLVIFFNEIGRYPTCQLHDLVHDFCLIKATKENLFEQLSSSAPSSSSDLMPRIVNMTYDSEFFGLNNFFLFSPKKKRHSDIHLYSLKITGDELDDRLSDIFHLRHLRLLRVLTLDPSFINVSDSLLNEICMLNHLRYLFIGIAVKSLPLSLSNLCNLESLVVENDATTLVLLPRIWDLVKLRLLSMTACSFFDLDADEPILIAEDTKLEKLTHLEYLKLSYSKDTEDIIERFPNLQDLRIDLKESWDYSTEQYWFPKLDFLTELDELTVCFESSMSNDSRRSVATNRPWDFHFPSCLKQLRLLDFPLTSDSLSTIARLPNLEQLSLYNTIIQGGEWNMGEEDTFENLKCLKLRKVTLANWEVGEESFPALGKLKLQGCCMLEEIPPCFGDIFSLKIIKLVDSPQLEDSAMKIKEYAEDMRAGDELHVVGRKNIPLFK; via the exons ATGGAAAGAGGAAAACAAAATCAAGAAGAAAGAGAGGAAGAGAAAGCAAATAACTCATCG GAATCATTTTCTGCTCTTCGCAAGGACGTTGTCAACTTTCTGGATTTCATGGAGAGGTTAAAGAATGAAGAAGATCAAAATGCTGTTGACGTGGTCGATCAAATTGAAAAGCTGAAATCAGAGCTGGCATTTATTTGTACATATGTCCAGCTTTCTTATTCCGATTTGGAGCAGTTTGAAGATATAATGACTGTCAAAGGACAAGAGGTTGAGAATCTGCTTCAATCAATTCTGTATGATGTTGACAACAACGTCGGGTGTAAATACGACATGCATCATGTCCTTACTAGCCTCAGGGTTAACATCAGTCATTGTATCAGCTCACATCATCATTATAAATCAAGTGCCACCATGCTTGAGGAGCAGTTGAACTTCCTCCTCCTGAATCTCCATCATCTATCAAAGTTTCTTGCTGAGCAGAAGTTTCCGTTAGTGACTCAGTATGAGATTCTTCAGAATGTGTGTGGCAACATGAAAGATTTCCATGGGTTGATAGTGAATGGTTGTGTTGAGCACGAGCTTGTTGAATATGTCTTACCTCAGTTTCAAGTCATGGCTGAGAGAGTAGGACACTTCATTTGGAATGATCAAATTGATGGAGAGTCTCGACTCTTCAAGCTAGCACATCTACTCATGAAGATTATTCCGATTGAGTTGGAGGTTATGAACATTTGTTTTACAAATTTGAAAGCTTCAACTTCAGCAGAAATTGGACGCTTCATTAAGCAACTCATGGAAATCTCTCCGGACATTCTTAGAGATTATCTGAATCATCTACAGGAGCACATGATAAATGTTATTACCACAACTACTTCAGGGGCTCGAAACATTCATGTCATGATAGAGTTCCTATTAATTATTCTTTCTGATATGCCCAAGGACTTTATTCATCATGACAAATTATTTGATCTTTTGGCTCGTGTTGGAGCACTTACCAGGGAGGTATCAACTCTTGTTCGCGACTTAGAAGAgaaattaaggaacaaagagagTACTGATGAAACTAATTGTGCAACCCTAAAGTTGCTGGAAAATATTGAACTCCTCAAGGAAGATCTAAACCATGTTTATCTGAAAGTTCCGGACTCATCTCAATGTTGCTTCCCCATGAGTGATGGACCACTCTTCATTCATCTGCTACTCATACACTTAGATGATTTGCTAGATTCCAATGTTTATTCAATTGCTTTAATAAAGGAAGAAATTGGATTGGTGAAAGAAGGCCTAGAATCCATAAGATCATTTTTTGTGAATGTTGAGCAAGAATGGTATAAAGATCTTTGGGCAAGTGTTTTAAATGTGGCATATGAGGCAAAAGATGTAATTGATTCAATAATTGTTCGAGATAATGGTCTCTTACATCTTATTTTCTCACTTCCCATTACCATAAAGAAGATCAAGCTTATTAAAGAAGAGGTCTCCGATTTACACGAGAAGATTCCCAAGGACAGAGGTCTCGTTGTTGTAAACTCCCCCAAGAAGCTAGTTGAAAGCGAGTCATCACCGGCTGGTAAAATAATTGTAGGTTTTGAGGAGGAGACAAATTGGATAATGAGGAAGCTCACCAGTGGACCTGCAGATCTAGATGTCATTCCGATAACTGGTATGCCGGGTTCGGGTAAAACTACTTTGGTGTACAAAGTATACAATGACATATCAATTTCTAGTCATTTCGACCTTCGTGCATGGTGCACAGTCGACCAAGAGTATGACGAGAAGAATTTGttgaataaaatttttaatcaaGTTAATGGCTCTGATTCAAAATTGAGTGAGACTATTGATGTTGCTGATAAGCTACGGAAACAACTGTATGGAAAGAGGTATCTGATTGTCTTAGATGACGTGTGGGATACTACTGCATGGGATGAGTTAACAAGACCTTTTCCTGTAGTTGAAAAAGGAAGTAGAATTATTTTGACAACTCGAGAAAAGGAAGTGGCTTTGCATGGAAAGCGCAACTCTGCTCCTCTTTACCTTCGATTGCTAAGACCAGAAGAAAGTTGGGAGTTATTAGAGAAAAGGGCATTTGGAAACGAGAGTTGCCCTGATGATTTGTTGGATGTTGGTAAAGAAATAGCCCAAAATTGTAAAGGGCTTCCTTTGGTGGCTGATCTGATTGCTGGAGTCATTGCAgggaaggaaaagaaaaagactgTGTGGCTTGAAGTTCGAAATAATTTGAGTTCCTTTATTTTGAACAGTGAAGTGGAAGTGATGAAGGTTATAGAATTAAGTTATGACCACTTGCCACATCACCTGAAGCCATGCTTGCTTTACCTTGCAAGTTTTCGAAATGACACTGCAATGGACATCTGGGTAGTGAAAGATTTATGGCGTACTGAAGGGCTTGTGGAACAGACAGAGATGAACAGTGTGGAAGAAGTGATGGATGTTTATTTGGATATCTTAATTTCCAGCAGCTTGGTAATTTTTTTCAATGAGATAGGTAGGTACCCGACTTGCCAACTTCATGATCTTGTGCATGACTTTTGTTTGATAAAAGCAACAAAGGAAAATTTATTTGAACAGCTAAGTTCAAGTgctccatcttcttcttcagatTTGATGCCACGTATAGTGAACATGACTTATGACAGCGAGTTCTTTGGGCTTAACAATTTTTTCCTGTTCagtccaaaaaagaaaaggcattcTGATATACACCTCTATTCCTTGAAGATAACTGGAGATGAGCTGGACGATCGTCTTTCTGATATATTTCACTTAAGACACTTGAGGCTTCTCAGAGTGTTGACCCTGGATCCCTCTTTTATCAATGTGAGTGATTCTTTGCTGAATGAAATATGCATGTTGAATCATTTGAGGTACTTATTCATTGGGATAGCAGTTAAATCTCTGCCTTTGTCTTTATCAAACCTCTGTAATCTAGAAAGTCTGGTGGTAGAAAACGACGCAACAACCTTGGTACTACTACCGAGAATTTGGGATTTGGTAAAGTTGCGACTGCTATCCATGACTGCTTGTTCTTTCTTTGATTTGGATGCAGATGAACCAATACTGATAGCAGAGGACACAAAGTTAGAGAAGTTGACACATTTAGAGTATCTCAAGCTTTCCTATTCAAAAGACACAGAGGATATTATTGAAAGGTTTCCCAATCTTCAAGATCTTAGAATTGATCTCAAGGAATCATGGGATTATTCAACAGAGCAATATTGGTTCCCGAAATTGGATTTCCTAACTGAACTAGACGAACTAACTGTATGTTTTGAAAGTTCAATGTCAAATGACAGTAGGCGCTCTGTAGCGACAAATCGTCCATGGGATTTTCACTTCCCTTCGTGTTTGAAACAATTGCGGTTGCTTGATTTTCCTCTGACATCCGATTCACTATCAACAATAGCGAGACTCCCTAACCTTGAACAGTTGTCCCTTTATAATACAATCATCCAGGGGGGAGAATGGAACATGGGGGAGGAAGACACCTTTGAGAATCTCAAATGTCTGAAGTTGAGGAAAGTGACTCTTGCTAATTGGGAAGTTGGAGAGGAATCCTTTCCAGCGCTTGGGAAATTAAAACTGCAGGGATGTTGTATGCTTGAGGAGATTCCGCCTTGTTTTGGGGAtattttttcattgaaaattattaaaCTTGTAGACAGCCCTCAACTTGAAGATTCCGCTATGAAGATTAAGGAATATGCTGAAGATATGAGGGCAGGAGACGAGCTTCACGTCGTTGGCCGTAAGAATATCCCCTTATTTAAGTAG
- the LOC129901277 gene encoding putative late blight resistance protein homolog R1A-10 isoform X2, whose amino-acid sequence MERGKQNQEEREEEKANNSSESFSALRKDVVNFLDFMERLKNEEDQNAVDVVDQIEKLKSELAFICTYVQLSYSDLEQFEDIMTVKGQEVENLLQSILYDVDNNVGCKYDMHHVLTSLRVNISHCISSHHHYKSSATMLEEQLNFLLLNLHHLSKFLAEQKFPLVTQYEILQNVCGNMKDFHGLIVNGCVEHELVEYVLPQFQVMAERVGHFIWNDQIDGESRLFKLAHLLMKIIPIELEVMNICFTNLKASTSAEIGRFIKQLMEISPDILRDYLNHLQEHMINVITTTTSGARNIHVMIEFLLIILSDMPKDFIHHDKLFDLLARVGALTREVSTLVRDLEEKLRNKESTDETNCATLKLLENIELLKEDLNHVYLKVPDSSQCCFPMSDGPLFIHLLLIHLDDLLDSNVYSIALIKEEIGLVKEGLESIRSFFVNVEQEWYKDLWASVLNVAYEAKDVIDSIIVRDNGLLHLIFSLPITIKKIKLIKEEVSDLHEKIPKDRGLVVVNSPKKLVESESSPAGKIIVGFEEETNWIMRKLTSGPADLDVIPITGMPGSGKTTLVYKVYNDISISSHFDLRAWCTVDQEYDEKNLLNKIFNQVNGSDSKLSETIDVADKLRKQLYGKRYLIVLDDVWDTTAWDELTRPFPVVEKGSRIILTTREKEVALHGKRNSAPLYLRLLRPEESWELLEKRAFGNESCPDDLLDVGKEIAQNCKGLPLVADLIAGVIAGKEKKKTVWLEVRNNLSSFILNSEVEVMKVIELSYDHLPHHLKPCLLYLASFRNDTAMDIWVVKDLWRTEGLVEQTEMNSVEEVMDVYLDILISSSLVIFFNEIGRYPTCQLHDLVHDFCLIKATKENLFEQLSSSAPSSSSDLMPRIVNMTYDSEFFGLNNFFLFSPKKKRHSDIHLYSLKITGDELDDRLSDIFHLRHLRLLRVLTLDPSFINMNQY is encoded by the exons ATGGAAAGAGGAAAACAAAATCAAGAAGAAAGAGAGGAAGAGAAAGCAAATAACTCATCG GAATCATTTTCTGCTCTTCGCAAGGACGTTGTCAACTTTCTGGATTTCATGGAGAGGTTAAAGAATGAAGAAGATCAAAATGCTGTTGACGTGGTCGATCAAATTGAAAAGCTGAAATCAGAGCTGGCATTTATTTGTACATATGTCCAGCTTTCTTATTCCGATTTGGAGCAGTTTGAAGATATAATGACTGTCAAAGGACAAGAGGTTGAGAATCTGCTTCAATCAATTCTGTATGATGTTGACAACAACGTCGGGTGTAAATACGACATGCATCATGTCCTTACTAGCCTCAGGGTTAACATCAGTCATTGTATCAGCTCACATCATCATTATAAATCAAGTGCCACCATGCTTGAGGAGCAGTTGAACTTCCTCCTCCTGAATCTCCATCATCTATCAAAGTTTCTTGCTGAGCAGAAGTTTCCGTTAGTGACTCAGTATGAGATTCTTCAGAATGTGTGTGGCAACATGAAAGATTTCCATGGGTTGATAGTGAATGGTTGTGTTGAGCACGAGCTTGTTGAATATGTCTTACCTCAGTTTCAAGTCATGGCTGAGAGAGTAGGACACTTCATTTGGAATGATCAAATTGATGGAGAGTCTCGACTCTTCAAGCTAGCACATCTACTCATGAAGATTATTCCGATTGAGTTGGAGGTTATGAACATTTGTTTTACAAATTTGAAAGCTTCAACTTCAGCAGAAATTGGACGCTTCATTAAGCAACTCATGGAAATCTCTCCGGACATTCTTAGAGATTATCTGAATCATCTACAGGAGCACATGATAAATGTTATTACCACAACTACTTCAGGGGCTCGAAACATTCATGTCATGATAGAGTTCCTATTAATTATTCTTTCTGATATGCCCAAGGACTTTATTCATCATGACAAATTATTTGATCTTTTGGCTCGTGTTGGAGCACTTACCAGGGAGGTATCAACTCTTGTTCGCGACTTAGAAGAgaaattaaggaacaaagagagTACTGATGAAACTAATTGTGCAACCCTAAAGTTGCTGGAAAATATTGAACTCCTCAAGGAAGATCTAAACCATGTTTATCTGAAAGTTCCGGACTCATCTCAATGTTGCTTCCCCATGAGTGATGGACCACTCTTCATTCATCTGCTACTCATACACTTAGATGATTTGCTAGATTCCAATGTTTATTCAATTGCTTTAATAAAGGAAGAAATTGGATTGGTGAAAGAAGGCCTAGAATCCATAAGATCATTTTTTGTGAATGTTGAGCAAGAATGGTATAAAGATCTTTGGGCAAGTGTTTTAAATGTGGCATATGAGGCAAAAGATGTAATTGATTCAATAATTGTTCGAGATAATGGTCTCTTACATCTTATTTTCTCACTTCCCATTACCATAAAGAAGATCAAGCTTATTAAAGAAGAGGTCTCCGATTTACACGAGAAGATTCCCAAGGACAGAGGTCTCGTTGTTGTAAACTCCCCCAAGAAGCTAGTTGAAAGCGAGTCATCACCGGCTGGTAAAATAATTGTAGGTTTTGAGGAGGAGACAAATTGGATAATGAGGAAGCTCACCAGTGGACCTGCAGATCTAGATGTCATTCCGATAACTGGTATGCCGGGTTCGGGTAAAACTACTTTGGTGTACAAAGTATACAATGACATATCAATTTCTAGTCATTTCGACCTTCGTGCATGGTGCACAGTCGACCAAGAGTATGACGAGAAGAATTTGttgaataaaatttttaatcaaGTTAATGGCTCTGATTCAAAATTGAGTGAGACTATTGATGTTGCTGATAAGCTACGGAAACAACTGTATGGAAAGAGGTATCTGATTGTCTTAGATGACGTGTGGGATACTACTGCATGGGATGAGTTAACAAGACCTTTTCCTGTAGTTGAAAAAGGAAGTAGAATTATTTTGACAACTCGAGAAAAGGAAGTGGCTTTGCATGGAAAGCGCAACTCTGCTCCTCTTTACCTTCGATTGCTAAGACCAGAAGAAAGTTGGGAGTTATTAGAGAAAAGGGCATTTGGAAACGAGAGTTGCCCTGATGATTTGTTGGATGTTGGTAAAGAAATAGCCCAAAATTGTAAAGGGCTTCCTTTGGTGGCTGATCTGATTGCTGGAGTCATTGCAgggaaggaaaagaaaaagactgTGTGGCTTGAAGTTCGAAATAATTTGAGTTCCTTTATTTTGAACAGTGAAGTGGAAGTGATGAAGGTTATAGAATTAAGTTATGACCACTTGCCACATCACCTGAAGCCATGCTTGCTTTACCTTGCAAGTTTTCGAAATGACACTGCAATGGACATCTGGGTAGTGAAAGATTTATGGCGTACTGAAGGGCTTGTGGAACAGACAGAGATGAACAGTGTGGAAGAAGTGATGGATGTTTATTTGGATATCTTAATTTCCAGCAGCTTGGTAATTTTTTTCAATGAGATAGGTAGGTACCCGACTTGCCAACTTCATGATCTTGTGCATGACTTTTGTTTGATAAAAGCAACAAAGGAAAATTTATTTGAACAGCTAAGTTCAAGTgctccatcttcttcttcagatTTGATGCCACGTATAGTGAACATGACTTATGACAGCGAGTTCTTTGGGCTTAACAATTTTTTCCTGTTCagtccaaaaaagaaaaggcattcTGATATACACCTCTATTCCTTGAAGATAACTGGAGATGAGCTGGACGATCGTCTTTCTGATATATTTCACTTAAGACACTTGAGGCTTCTCAGAGTGTTGACCCTGGATCCCTCTTTTATCAAT ATGAACCAATACTGA
- the LOC129898812 gene encoding putative late blight resistance protein homolog R1B-14, with protein sequence MKSVEKVMDVYLDNLISSSLVIPFNEIGDDPTLQLHDLVHDFCLIKATKEKFFEQLSSSAPSSSSDLMPRIVTIDYNIELLEFNDFFLFGSNKKRHSCKHLYSLYITGDELDDRLSDICHLRHLRLLRVLNLDPSIIGNNFLLNEICMLNHLRCLCIGTEVKSLPLSFSNLWNLEILGVSNEGSTLVLLPRIWDLIKLRVLAMSPCSFFDLDADEPILIAEDTKLESLRKLGNCKLSYSKDREDIFERFPNLQDLRFDLKESWDYSTEQYWLPKLDFLTELESLNVVFESSNTNDRSPSVGTNQPWDFHFPSSLKQLRLFDFPLTSDALSTIVRLPNLEELSLYDTIIQGVEWNMGEEDTFENLKFLKLFGVTLAKGEVGEESFPVLEKLVLWGCSELEEIPPCFGDIYSLKIIKVVNNHQLKDSAMMIKQYVEDTRGEDKLQVL encoded by the coding sequence ATGAAGAGTGTGGAAAAAGTGATGGATGTTTATTTGGATAACTTAATTTCCAGTAGCTTGGTAATTCCTTTCAATGAGATAGGTGATGACCCGACTCTCCAACTTCATGATCTTGTGCATGACTTTTGTTTGATAAAAGCAACAAAGGAAAAGTTTTTTGAACAGCTAAGTTCAAGTgctccatcttcttcttcagatTTGATGCCACGTATAGTGACCATTGATTATAACATTGAGTTATTGGAGTTCAACGATTTTTTCTTGTTCGGTTCAAATAAGAAAAGGCATTCTTGTAAACACCTCTATTCCTTGTATATAACTGGAGATGAGCTGGACGATCGTCTCTCTGATATATGTCACTTAAGACACTTGAGGCTTCTCAGAGTGTTGAACCTGGATCCTTCTATCATTGGGAATAATTTTTTGCTGAATGAAATATGCATGTTGAATCATTTGAGGTGCTTATGCATTGGGACAGAAGTTAAATCTCTGCCTTTGTCGTTCTCAAACCTCTGGAATCTGGAAATCCTGGGGGTGTCTAATGAAGGATCAACCTTGGTACTATTACCGAGAATTTGGGATCTTATAAAGTTGCGAGTGCTGGCCATGAGTCCTTGTTCTTTCTTTGATTTGGATGCAGATGAACCAATACTGATAGCAGAGGACACAAAGTTAGAGAGCTTGAGAAAGTTAGGGAATTGCAAGCTTTCCTATTCAAAAGACAGAGAGGATATTTTTGAAAGGTTTCCCAATCTTCAAGATCTTAGATTTGATCTCAAGGAATCATGGGATTATTCAACAGAGCAATATTGGCTCCCGAAATTGGATTTCCTAACTGAACTAGAATCCCTCAATGTAGTTTTTGAAAGTTCAAATACAAATGACAGGTCGCCCTCTGTAGGGACAAACCAACCATGGGATTTTCACTTCCCTTCGAGTTTGAAACAATTGCGGTTGTTTGACTTTCCTCTAACATCCGATGCTCTATCAACAATAGTGAGACTCCCTAACCTTGAAGAGTTGTCCCTTTATGATACAATCATTCAGGGGGTAGAATGGAACATGGGTGAGGAAGACACCTTTGAGAATCTCAAATTTTTGAAGTTGTTTGGAGTGACTCTTGCCAAGGGGGAGGTTGGAGAGGAATCCTTTCCCGTTCTTGAGAAATTAGTACTGTGGGGCTGTTCTGAGCTTGAGGAGATTCCACCTTGTTTTGGTGATATTTATtcattaaaaattatcaaagttGTAAATAACCATCAACTTAAAGATTCCGCTATGATGATTAAGCAATATGTTGAAGATACTAGGGGAGAAGACAAGCTTCAGGTCTTGTGA
- the LOC129898813 gene encoding protein TRANSPORT INHIBITOR RESPONSE 1-like — translation MDPVVFPFYHLEGFPRKILVSNLFSSYQILVVVLPPQTNSCNELQELRVFPSDPFAAGPNVSLTEQGLVAVSAGCPKLQSVLYFCRQMTNDALVTIARNRPNMIRFRLCILEPRTPDYLTLEPLDAGFGAIVQHCKELRRLSLSGLLTDRMFEYIGVHAKKLEMLSLAFAGDSDLGLHYVLSGCESLRKLEIRDCPFGDEALLANAAKLETMRSLWMSNCSVSFEACKLLAQKLPGLNVEVIDERGHPDTRPESCPVEKLYIYRTVSGRRFDTPGFVWIIGEDAALTPYSNGNCTLASA, via the exons atgga tcccgtggtttttcccttctatcatttagaggggtttccacgtaaaattctcgtatccaatttattttcatcatatcaaattttagttgtggtgcttcctccccaaACAAACTCTTGTAACGAACTTCAAGAGCTTAGGGTGTTTCCTTCTGATCCATTTGCGGCAGGACCAAATGTATCCTTGACAGAGCAAGGCCTTGTAGCTGTCTCAGCGGGCTGCCCTAAGCTTCAGTCAGTTTTATACTTCTGCCGCCAAATGACAAATGATGCCTTAGTTACTATTGCAAGGAACCGTCCTAACATGATCCGATTTCGTTTGTGTATTCTCGAGCCTCGCACTCCTGACTACTTAACCCTTGAACCACTTGATGCTGGTTTTGGGGCCATTGTGCAACACTGCAAGGAATTGCGTCGACTTTCTCTCTCTGGCCTCCTTACAGATCGTATGTTTGAGTACATCGGGGTCCATGCTAAGAAGTTAGAGATGCTTTCCTTAGCTTTTGCAGGGGATAGTGATCTAGGCCTCCACTACGTTCTCTCTGGTTGTGAGAGCCTCCGTAAGTTGGAGATTAGAGACTGCCCCTTTGGCGATGAGGCTCTGTTGGCCAATGCTGCAAAGCTGGAGACAATGCGATCCCTTTGGATGTCTAATTGTTCAGTAAGTTTTGAAGCATGTAAGCTGCTAGCTCAGAAGTTGCCAGGGCttaatgttgaagttatagacGAGAGGGGACATCCAGATACGAGACCAGAAAGTTGCCCCGTTGAGAAACTTTACATCTACAGGACAGTGTCAGGAAGGAGGTTCGACACTCCTGGTTTTGTTTGGATAATTGGTGAAGATGCAGCATTGACTCCATATAGCAACGGGAATTGCACTCTGGCTTCTGCTTAG